In the Desulfovibrio sp. Huiquan2017 genome, TTGTCGGGGCCATAATTGCCATTGCGGCCTTTTTCGTGGGCCGTCGACTATTGCGATCCTTCACCGCCAAGCAACCCTCATGCGGTTGCGGGGGGTGCGGACAATCCGGTTCGTGCTCCGGCGCAAAGGACGGCCCAGGCAAGCACGACTGCTGCGGTTCAAGGTAATTTTTTTTGACCAACCATTGAGAACAATTCTCAACAAACGCTTTTCGAGGATATAAAAAAATGGCTCAAGACATGTGTTTACGCAAAGCCAAGGTCAACCAGAAACTCAAAATCCGCACGGTAACCGCAGACGGGGAACTCGGCCGCCGCATCCGCGACATGGGGCTTATCCCCGGCACCGAAGTCACGGTCATCGGCAAGGCGCCCCTGCGCGACCCCGTGGCCCTCAGACTCCGCGACTTCACCCTGACCTTGCGCAACAGCGAGGCTGACCACATCACCGTCACCCCTCTGGAGGACTAAACGCATGGGTACATACACCATCGGCATCGCAGGCAACCCGAACTGCGGCAAAACCACTATGTTCAACGCCCTGACCGGGGCACGTCAGCACGTGGCCAACTGGCCCGGCGTGACCGTCGAGAAAAAAGTCGGCCATATCCATGTCGGAGCCGATTCCGTCGAGCTCGTGGACCTGCCGGGAACCTATTCCCTGACCGCCTACACCCAAGAAGAGCTGGTCGCGCGGAACTTCCTGGTGGAGGACCGCCCCCAAGCGGTCATCGACATCATGAACGCCGACGCGCTTGAACGGAACCTTTACCTGGCCGTACAGATCCTGGAACTCGGCGTACCGCTCATCCTCGGTCTGAACATGATGGATGAGGTGCGCAAGTCCGGTAAACGGATCGACAGCGCGCGCCTTGAGGAGTTGTCCGGTTGCGCCGTGGTCGAGACCGTGGCCCGCTCCGGCCAGGGGGCCCAGGAGCTGCTGCGCTCCACCCTTGAAGTGGCCGAAAAGAAAGGCGGCG is a window encoding:
- a CDS encoding FeoB-associated Cys-rich membrane protein gives rise to the protein MLDTIIVGAIIAIAAFFVGRRLLRSFTAKQPSCGCGGCGQSGSCSGAKDGPGKHDCCGSR
- a CDS encoding FeoA family protein, which codes for MAQDMCLRKAKVNQKLKIRTVTADGELGRRIRDMGLIPGTEVTVIGKAPLRDPVALRLRDFTLTLRNSEADHITVTPLED